The Schistocerca nitens isolate TAMUIC-IGC-003100 chromosome 2, iqSchNite1.1, whole genome shotgun sequence nucleotide sequence gtttattttgttgtatagtgtttgtgtgttgtattttggagttgtgggggagggggttgacgtttgggtgggttgggtttttattttacttcagtattttttcgttggtgtgtgtgtgtgtgtttttgtatgtgtgtgtgtgtgtgtgtgtgtgtgtctgtgcgtgcgtgcgtgtgtgcatttgtgtgtgattgtggtggccaatctagtttgtggagctggaacttttttgaggtaagttccgtttttttttttggttatttatgtatgttttgtgtattgggtataggttggaaacatccgatctcacgcgtcggctttgacccctcacgtaagggacctacacattgatctgtagcgtagccctgaatacgaggttaggttgggagtttttttttggaatgcggccgcggcagcggccgcctatgattcgaaaatattgatttgacactaatgaacatgtatacgtaatatgaagcaatttgatgaacatattgatctgtagcgtagcccacttgaggttaggttgggagttttttttttggaatgcggccgcggcagcggccgcctatgattcgaaaatattgatttgacactaatgaacatgtatacgtaatatgaagcaatttgatgaacatattgatctgtagcgtagcccacttgaggttaggttgggagtttttttttggaatgcggccgcggcagcggccgcctatgattcgaaaatattgatttgatcaatatgttcatcaaattgcttcatattacgtatacatgttctttaaacacgtattggtatttggtcagttttgtgatgttgatttacttcgttgttttgcgtggttttgaatggcggtcggtcgctacatttctgtatatttagtttctccgcacccaaaaacccctaatttcccacgcttgtcccgttacagtcattaggctttttgtgaaacttgtgtatttcagtgtttacaatacgtatgcgatgtttttatatccgccatattggaattgtttatactcgtttccgcggtatttgtgacgtcatgggtcaaagccgacgggtaagatcggacgcttctgtatttcccgatCGTGCTGTAGTGGCTATAAGTGTTGAATTACAAACTGTAGGATAGCTATAAAGACGGTTCACGTCCTGTCCACCTTTAATCTTAAAGGTTCTGGGACTTATTTATTAAGCTAATAGAAGTATGTCACTTCTGTAATATGCAATGTTACGcagagtatctctctctctctctctctccctaatgTGTGAGTTGTCATtgtcaatattttataaatgtgATTAATGTATTCGTCTTCTGAAACAGCATTTGTTGACTTATTGACGATCTCCGAAAACGTGTCCCTATTGgtaaaatttgttgtaataaaatgacaaaaagTGTAATATTGGTTGTTAAAGATGCTCTTTACTAGAAAACGATTCTTTCAAAAAAAGTGTCCTAAAAGAATCAGCTCATAAATTGTCCTTAATACAATTCATAGATGGCTGAGACTAAGTAAGTTACCTCTTAATTCATTTGCAGATGTGTTACttttttctatgctttttattctgAATATTAGTTTGCTTTACACATGATCAACATACATGATTTTTTTTATCAACCAGATTCTTCATCTGGCACAGATAAAAATTCTGTGcatgtgctgttttctttgtggcTCAGAGCATATCATTTCCACTAACTTCCTGGGCTGATCATTGGAGGAGTTTGTTACAATGCTGGATCATTTCATGCGAGgtatggtttctcttattttatatgatgaccatttctccctatgcacaTGGAAAGCAACAAAATAGTTACACATTCCGAGAAGAAAGCtcgcgactgaaatttcgtaaaaagatttcgtcacaacgaaaaacgcttttgttttaaagaTTACCAATCCAACTCGCTTATGATATCTGTGACACTCTTGCTTCTGCTTGtgttaacacaaaacgagctgccctcccttgaactttttcgatttctccTATCAACTCAATGTGGTAAGGACCTCATACCGCACAGCATTGAGCCTACTGCAGTAGAGGGTGATGTTGCGTCTTCTTAGTGTACTGCTAATAAGCCGTTATCTTTGGTTCTTCTTTCCCATAACATTTTATACgattttttcaatttaaattgtcTGAAACTGTAATCCCTTGGTAATGGTTGAATCTACAACCTGTCAATTACTGTCACTATCTTTGTGAAtgaaaatcaagaatccagtcacgcCGTTAAGATTATATTTCATAAGCAATCAGTTTTATTGAAAATGGTTTGTGAGGAATGGTGTTAAAggctttctgaaaatctaaaaatgtggaatcaacttGAGGTCTTCTGTCAAGAACACTCACTACTTCACATGAGTAAGGAGTCActggtgtttcacaagaactacattttctgaatccatcctgattatgtgtcaatagacaATTTGCTTCACGGTATTTCATGATATTGGAACAAAGCATGTGTTTCAGAATCCTGCCGCAATTCGATGTGAATAATAggggtctataattcagcggactgcttctatttcctttcttgtatagTGGTACGAGCTGTGCAACTTTAttgtctttaggtatggatctttggtCGAAAAATTGCTAAATATTAAGCAATTTCCAGTCCTGgagattttgagttcttttaagTATGGAGTGCTCTTTTCGttccttctgcaacagtgttttgatcTGTTCTGTGTATCATGGGGGATTCGTTCCATattattaatttacttggtataaaacTCAATTGCCGTCAACAATACTTCACTGAATGTAAGCCACATCTAGCTGATGTCTACACAGTATGGAAGAAGTCGAGGGGTCAACGGATTTATTATCTACTTTTTTAAATACAgagcgtatcaaaaagaatcatcctatttggcacgtctatatttctgaaactaattaagatatataatgaattttgtttcttgatgaatgggaaactcaaaaagttttcttataccttttcataggtgctcACTGTGCCCCCTTGAgattaacactctctgtaccaggcctattttatgcacccgtccctagaaaccgggcaattttaccaatattaaaaaaattactgcatcaaatctactgtttggattgtggcaaatttggtaccatcttgaagctgcacatttctactttaattctgagtgaaagaaactactttacaatgcacagctttaaggtacagttatagaaatcacttagatgttttaagaatttagaaaaagtcatacgaataagggaatacaattgtgatttatttttaaccaaaattgtggcactacattacatgtttctgatagtatacagtattacatataaatttcacacagaatcatattgttttttagtgtggaaaattttaaagcaaggttccaggcagagtgcaacgccacactgttcacattcgtatcgtgtctctttgcgagaagccttgccactctgtttcttgctcctggaactgcacacgtgacacacacgagcagcatacttcttagtagttgcaggtatgtgctgcaaaaaatgtctctttgttagccgacctacagttccttcatttcttggaatgaattcaagtgtgtcgtcttcaacaagctgaactgcaagcactgttataaagtctgttattgtaatattcttcctgtgcactgcattgtacagccaaaatgcatttgatactcccataagcagcaaatggaaatataattttcgccaccatttcacagttctgtgctggaacggattgtactgcaggcgttggtctccaatatccactccaattttattgaggttgtaatcaagtacctgaagtggtttcaatactacagacccatttctcttagtatgcgtaccaaatgttgcttgatgccttgtagacaatgtatacacatctctcttatctttccacttcattgccaatacattatctttacgccgaaaagacatttcgccctttttcagcttagcagatactaaatctttaggcaatcctttcctggatttgttcacagtaccaacagctccagtgcctttctctgccagttgctgaaatagctctggactggaataaaatcgatctaaatacacagtgtggcctttgttcagcaagctgctgtcagacaacaatcgcaaaataaccgcagacgaagaattgtcaacaatatgcttaccagcataaacttcaaaatttacaacatagccactactggcttcagcaacagcatatactttcagtccatacttatgaggcttattttgcatgtaaacacggaaactcacacgacctcgaaatgggcaaattccttcatcaattgtcactttttctgagggacgatatgcctggatacatcgctccttcaaattattataatatggcaaaactttgtaaagtggatgaaatccatcttcgcctggttttttctgatttgaattgtcaacaagatgcaagcatgacagtatctgagtgaaacgcaaacggctcatgacatggggacaaaagttacaactaagaacaggattagtgctccaatgg carries:
- the LOC126235286 gene encoding piggyBac transposable element-derived protein 4-like encodes the protein MFRRGLSDAEIADLINHSDTLDNVESDSDDSECNGVFEEDEIDDSLSSDEDENDVEGVASNPAAVPYPKDSEWTAVDTYRPLPVNTTPRQILVDIDESSSVLDCSKVFLTDSDVNELKRQTNLYASQTIQKKRRGNNLKPHSVLSSWKPVTISEMRRFLGIIFHMCVSKKPKIADHWSTNPVLSCNFCPHVMSRLRFTQILSCLHLVDNSNQKKPGEDGFHPLYKVLPYYNNLKERLYAVAEASSGYVVNFEVYAGKHIVDNSSSAVILRLLSDSSLLNKGHTVYLDRFYSSPELFQQLAEKGTGAVGTVNKSRKGLPKDLVSAKLKKGEMSFRRKDNVLAMKWKDKRDVYTLSTRHQATFGTHTKRNGSVVLKPLQVLDYNLNKIGVDIGDQRLQYNPFQHRTVKWWRKLYFHLLLMGVSNAFWLYNAVHRKNITITDFITVLAVQLVEDDTLEFIPRNEGTVGRLTKRHFLQHIPATTKKYKQELISNPRHLFLKHIVTHLRQEKLLSIEALIAGMAPVTQNSSKASGSI